The Sebastes umbrosus isolate fSebUmb1 chromosome 23, fSebUmb1.pri, whole genome shotgun sequence genome contains a region encoding:
- the dcp1b gene encoding mRNA-decapping enzyme 1B isoform X1 gives MTATSAAAGSSSISSCLTAKGLDISLAALQRQDPYINDIVDVASQVALYTYNNRANEWEKTEVEGTLFIYTRLASPRHGFTIMNRLSMENLTEPITKDLDFQLQHPFLLYRNVRLVIHGIWFYDKEDCQRIAQRMKILTQQEQTLAQSQGGWLSPGGRGGVVGGGGGAGVGGLLAGVLGGVVGGGGGGGGGEAKGVDIIKMLTKARTEYDKSTSEPKEIGGSSALYANPNLIKPIPVKPNTQESESAEPKPLSLATLFGSQPQHHHSPKPNPVSPMAAPVKGPSPGRVTRPPVARSLKYEDAVNSGRSAPSKGGNVAMVACSDGALRAVIGGQTVPNVVGLLPSPTSAHHQQQQQQQQNQPQHCPAIQKLMQGQRGVGVVGGVLQTVSESPENRLCDNGVPLEHHHLHHHLYHHHQQQQHHLHHHQQQLHHHQQQQQQQLQADPIKRLFQTQPPPPSSNPLPLQQNPHLPSQLVMVDSVSCSHLQAQQQSQQLFFSLPKPQPEAQHNNQSAPTAQGTGLLPSQVTNDQVLQPLQGLSSQMPGVVSPHELLEKLQLVQQEQSLTSHDPPRLTPGLAPRFLGPAQGQGAGPVPNQTTATAGQKAALQFQVISPQRIPATVAPNLLLSPSVFTQAKPSGGLPAVTQESSTLSRPPLQNEIRGLSRSQLQATLLHLIQTDSSFLDTIYEAYISRFANDSSSKY, from the exons ATGACAGCGACTTCTGCTGCagccggcagcagcagcatcagcagctgtCTCACTGCGAAAGGACTGGACATCAGTCTGGCTGCCCTGCAGAGACAAGACCCCTACATCAATGACATCGTGGACGTGGCCAGCCAGGTTGCTCTGTATACTTATAACAACAGGGCCAATGAGTGG GAGAAGACAGAGGTGGAAGGAACCCTTTTTATCTACACAAG ACTGGCATCTCCCAGGCATGGTTTCACCATTATGAACAGACTCAGTATGGAGAACTTGACAGAGCCAATCACCAAAGACCTGGACTTCCAGCTCCAGCACCCCTTCCTGCTTTACCGCAATGTGCGAT tGGTTATCCATGGGATTTGGTTCTACGATAAGGAGGACTGTCAACGCATTGCTCAGAGGATGAAGAT TCTTACCCAGCAGGAGCAGACCCTTGCTCAGTCTCAGGGTGGATGGTTGTCcccaggaggaagaggaggagtcgttggaggaggaggaggagcaggagttgGAGGATTACTTGCAGGAGTACTTGGAGGAgttgttggaggaggaggaggaggaggaggaggtgaagcgAAGGGAGTGGACATCATCAAGATGTTGACCAAAGCACGCACAGAGTATGACAAG TCTACGTCAGAGCCAAAGGAGATTGGTGGCAGCAGTGCTCTTTATGCGAACCCCAACCTGATCAAACCAATACCTGTTAAACCGAACACTCAG GAAAGTGAAAGTGCTGAACCCAAGCCTCTCTCCCTGGCCACTCTTTTTGGCTCTCAACCTCAGCATCACCACTCACCCAAACCCAACCCAGTCTCTCCCATGGCCGCCCCTGTAAAGGGACCCTCACCGGGGCGAGTCACTCGCCCACCTGTAGCCCGTTCGCTGAAATACGAGGACGCAGTGAACTCTGGCAGGAGTGCGCCCTCCAAGGGAGGGAATGTCGCCATGGTAGCGTGTTCAGATGGAGCGCTCAGGGCTGTGATCGGAGGACAAACGGTCCCAAATGTTGTGGGCTTGCTGCCGAGTCCCACTAGCGCCCatcatcaacagcagcagcagcagcagcagaaccagCCTCAGCACTGCCCGGCCATCCAGAAACTCATGCAGGGACAGCGGGGAGTCGGGGTGGTCGGAGGGGTGCTACAGACCGTGTCCGAGTCCCCCGAGAACAGGCTGTGTGACAACGGGGTGCCGCTGGAGCATCACCACCTCCATCACCACCTGTACCaccatcatcagcagcagcagcaccaccttcatcatcatcagcagcagcttcatcatcatcagcagcagcaacagcaacagcttcAAGCTGACCCGATCAAGAGACTTTTCCAAACCCagccacctcctccctcctccaacCCTCTGCCTCTGCAGCAGAACCCCCATCTCCCATCGCAGCTCGTAATGGTGGATTCCGTGTCGTGTTCCCACCTTCAAGCGCAACAACAAAGCCAGCAGCTGTTCTTCAGCCTACCTAAACCTCAACCAGAGGCACAGCACAACAACCAGTCAGCTCCAACTGCACAGGGAACAG GTTTGCTGCCATCTCAGGTGACCAATGACCAAGTCCTTCAACCTTTACAAG GTCTGTCTTCCCAGATGCCTGGTGTGGTGTCGCCTCATGAGCTCCTGGAAAAGCTCCAGCTTGTCCAGCAGGAGCAAAGCCTGACTTCCCATGATCCCCCTCGACTCACTCCAGGACTGGCCCCACGATTCTTGGGGCCCGCTCAAGGTCAAGGTGCGGGACCAGTCCCAAACCAGACCACAGCCACAGCAGGTCAAAAGGCTGCTCTGCAGTTTCAG GTCATCTCCCCCCAGCGGATACCAGCCACTGTGGCCCCCAACCTGCTCCTCTCTCCCAGCGTGTTCACTCAGGCAAAGCCTAGTGGCGGGTTGCCAGCGGTTACCCAGGAGAGCTCGACCCTGTCCAGACCCCCGCTGCAAAACGAGATCAGAGGCCTGTCCAGAAGCCAGCTTCAAGCCACACTGCTGCATCTGATCCAG ACTGACAGCTCATTCCTGGACACCATCTACGAAGCCTACATCAGCCGCTTTGCTAACGACTCCAGCAGCAAGTACTGA
- the dcp1b gene encoding mRNA-decapping enzyme 1B isoform X2, with protein MTATSAAAGSSSISSCLTAKGLDISLAALQRQDPYINDIVDVASQVALYTYNNRANEWEKTEVEGTLFIYTRLASPRHGFTIMNRLSMENLTEPITKDLDFQLQHPFLLYRNVRLVIHGIWFYDKEDCQRIAQRMKILTQQEQTLAQSQGGWLSPGGRGGVVGGGGGAGGGGGGGGGEAKGVDIIKMLTKARTEYDKSTSEPKEIGGSSALYANPNLIKPIPVKPNTQESESAEPKPLSLATLFGSQPQHHHSPKPNPVSPMAAPVKGPSPGRVTRPPVARSLKYEDAVNSGRSAPSKGGNVAMVACSDGALRAVIGGQTVPNVVGLLPSPTSAHHQQQQQQQQNQPQHCPAIQKLMQGQRGVGVVGGVLQTVSESPENRLCDNGVPLEHHHLHHHLYHHHQQQQHHLHHHQQQLHHHQQQQQQQLQADPIKRLFQTQPPPPSSNPLPLQQNPHLPSQLVMVDSVSCSHLQAQQQSQQLFFSLPKPQPEAQHNNQSAPTAQGTGLLPSQVTNDQVLQPLQGLSSQMPGVVSPHELLEKLQLVQQEQSLTSHDPPRLTPGLAPRFLGPAQGQGAGPVPNQTTATAGQKAALQFQVISPQRIPATVAPNLLLSPSVFTQAKPSGGLPAVTQESSTLSRPPLQNEIRGLSRSQLQATLLHLIQTDSSFLDTIYEAYISRFANDSSSKY; from the exons ATGACAGCGACTTCTGCTGCagccggcagcagcagcatcagcagctgtCTCACTGCGAAAGGACTGGACATCAGTCTGGCTGCCCTGCAGAGACAAGACCCCTACATCAATGACATCGTGGACGTGGCCAGCCAGGTTGCTCTGTATACTTATAACAACAGGGCCAATGAGTGG GAGAAGACAGAGGTGGAAGGAACCCTTTTTATCTACACAAG ACTGGCATCTCCCAGGCATGGTTTCACCATTATGAACAGACTCAGTATGGAGAACTTGACAGAGCCAATCACCAAAGACCTGGACTTCCAGCTCCAGCACCCCTTCCTGCTTTACCGCAATGTGCGAT tGGTTATCCATGGGATTTGGTTCTACGATAAGGAGGACTGTCAACGCATTGCTCAGAGGATGAAGAT TCTTACCCAGCAGGAGCAGACCCTTGCTCAGTCTCAGGGTGGATGGTTGTCcccaggaggaagaggaggagtcgttggaggaggaggaggagca ggaggaggaggaggaggaggaggaggtgaagcgAAGGGAGTGGACATCATCAAGATGTTGACCAAAGCACGCACAGAGTATGACAAG TCTACGTCAGAGCCAAAGGAGATTGGTGGCAGCAGTGCTCTTTATGCGAACCCCAACCTGATCAAACCAATACCTGTTAAACCGAACACTCAG GAAAGTGAAAGTGCTGAACCCAAGCCTCTCTCCCTGGCCACTCTTTTTGGCTCTCAACCTCAGCATCACCACTCACCCAAACCCAACCCAGTCTCTCCCATGGCCGCCCCTGTAAAGGGACCCTCACCGGGGCGAGTCACTCGCCCACCTGTAGCCCGTTCGCTGAAATACGAGGACGCAGTGAACTCTGGCAGGAGTGCGCCCTCCAAGGGAGGGAATGTCGCCATGGTAGCGTGTTCAGATGGAGCGCTCAGGGCTGTGATCGGAGGACAAACGGTCCCAAATGTTGTGGGCTTGCTGCCGAGTCCCACTAGCGCCCatcatcaacagcagcagcagcagcagcagaaccagCCTCAGCACTGCCCGGCCATCCAGAAACTCATGCAGGGACAGCGGGGAGTCGGGGTGGTCGGAGGGGTGCTACAGACCGTGTCCGAGTCCCCCGAGAACAGGCTGTGTGACAACGGGGTGCCGCTGGAGCATCACCACCTCCATCACCACCTGTACCaccatcatcagcagcagcagcaccaccttcatcatcatcagcagcagcttcatcatcatcagcagcagcaacagcaacagcttcAAGCTGACCCGATCAAGAGACTTTTCCAAACCCagccacctcctccctcctccaacCCTCTGCCTCTGCAGCAGAACCCCCATCTCCCATCGCAGCTCGTAATGGTGGATTCCGTGTCGTGTTCCCACCTTCAAGCGCAACAACAAAGCCAGCAGCTGTTCTTCAGCCTACCTAAACCTCAACCAGAGGCACAGCACAACAACCAGTCAGCTCCAACTGCACAGGGAACAG GTTTGCTGCCATCTCAGGTGACCAATGACCAAGTCCTTCAACCTTTACAAG GTCTGTCTTCCCAGATGCCTGGTGTGGTGTCGCCTCATGAGCTCCTGGAAAAGCTCCAGCTTGTCCAGCAGGAGCAAAGCCTGACTTCCCATGATCCCCCTCGACTCACTCCAGGACTGGCCCCACGATTCTTGGGGCCCGCTCAAGGTCAAGGTGCGGGACCAGTCCCAAACCAGACCACAGCCACAGCAGGTCAAAAGGCTGCTCTGCAGTTTCAG GTCATCTCCCCCCAGCGGATACCAGCCACTGTGGCCCCCAACCTGCTCCTCTCTCCCAGCGTGTTCACTCAGGCAAAGCCTAGTGGCGGGTTGCCAGCGGTTACCCAGGAGAGCTCGACCCTGTCCAGACCCCCGCTGCAAAACGAGATCAGAGGCCTGTCCAGAAGCCAGCTTCAAGCCACACTGCTGCATCTGATCCAG ACTGACAGCTCATTCCTGGACACCATCTACGAAGCCTACATCAGCCGCTTTGCTAACGACTCCAGCAGCAAGTACTGA